Proteins encoded within one genomic window of Mycolicibacterium aubagnense:
- a CDS encoding cytochrome c oxidase subunit 3 — MAHTSATSATKHLPANKDLWVFVLGDFVIFGSYFVIFMISRHHERDLFIESQRHLSLNIGVVNTLVLLASSWFVARAVQVARGGDFERARKLTIGGGLCGVVFMLVKAYEWSAKIAQGHTFPSNSFFMYYYMLTGVHLFHVAIGLVFLAVAYAELGNRQRVEPVETGATYWHMVDLLWVVIFALLYVMR, encoded by the coding sequence ATGGCGCACACCTCTGCGACTTCAGCGACAAAGCACCTGCCCGCCAATAAGGACCTCTGGGTCTTCGTCCTGGGCGACTTCGTCATCTTCGGCAGCTACTTCGTCATCTTCATGATTTCCCGCCACCACGAGCGCGACCTGTTCATCGAGTCGCAGCGGCACCTCAGCCTGAACATCGGTGTGGTCAACACGCTGGTGCTGCTGGCCAGTTCGTGGTTCGTGGCGCGCGCTGTGCAGGTGGCCCGCGGCGGCGACTTCGAGCGGGCCCGGAAACTGACCATCGGCGGTGGGCTGTGCGGGGTGGTGTTCATGCTCGTCAAGGCCTACGAGTGGTCGGCGAAAATCGCTCAGGGACATACTTTTCCGAGCAACAGCTTCTTCATGTACTACTACATGCTCACCGGCGTACACCTGTTTCACGTTGCCATCGGCCTGGTGTTCCTCGCCGTTGCCTACGCCGAACTGGGTAATCGCCAACGCGTCGAGCCGGTCGAGACCGGTGCGACCTACTGGCACATGGTCGACCTGCTCTGGGTCGTCATCTTCGCGCTGCTCTATGTGATGAGGTGA
- a CDS encoding TetR/AcrR family transcriptional regulator: MGRFSEITRSAAQTRVLDAALTLIAEHGVSGTSLQMIADTMGVTKAAVYKQFKTKEEIVVAITERELGKLEDALDAAEATGHATQARDVLLDRVIDLAIDRRGAVNVLQFDPVIIRLQAEHEPFQRFVERLYGALLGTDDGVAARLHAAMLSSAISVAVMHPLVADIDDDTLRAQLLEMTRRMLGL, encoded by the coding sequence GTGGGGAGATTCAGCGAGATCACGCGCAGCGCGGCGCAGACCCGCGTGCTCGACGCTGCGCTGACCCTGATCGCCGAGCACGGGGTCAGCGGCACCTCGCTGCAGATGATCGCCGACACCATGGGCGTGACGAAAGCCGCGGTCTACAAACAATTCAAGACCAAGGAAGAAATCGTCGTGGCCATCACCGAGCGCGAACTCGGCAAGCTGGAGGACGCACTTGACGCCGCCGAGGCGACCGGCCACGCCACCCAGGCCCGGGACGTGTTGCTCGACAGGGTGATCGACCTGGCCATCGACCGCCGCGGCGCGGTGAACGTACTGCAATTCGACCCCGTCATCATCCGCCTGCAGGCCGAACACGAACCGTTTCAGCGGTTCGTCGAGCGGTTGTACGGCGCGCTGCTCGGCACCGACGACGGCGTCGCCGCCAGGCTGCACGCGGCGATGTTGTCGAGCGCGATCAGCGTGGCGGTGATGCACCCTTTGGTGGCCGACATCGACGACGACACCCTGCGGGCACAACTCCTCGAGATGACGCGGCGGATGCTGGGCCTCTAG
- the meaB gene encoding methylmalonyl Co-A mutase-associated GTPase MeaB, translated as MTIDELIAAARGGSLRAAGRLLSMVESARRTEVLDALGAATPLRVLGVTGPPGAGKSTTVGALVGAYREQGMRVAVLAVDPSSPYSGGALLGDRIRMAAHINDPDVLIRSVATRGHLGGLAAAVPAAIRVLAALAYDLIVLETVGVGQSEVEVAAIADPTIVILNPGAGDAVQAAKAGLLEVADIVVVNKADRDGADQTVRDLRAETAVPILKLVAAQGRGLSELVDAIDAHHRADSPARRTARARAQILSLALTRLRGHPDLDRLAETVASGGDDPYSAAERLFAGDT; from the coding sequence ATGACGATCGATGAGCTCATCGCGGCGGCTCGCGGCGGTTCCCTCCGCGCGGCCGGCCGGCTGCTGAGCATGGTCGAGAGTGCGCGCCGGACTGAGGTTCTCGATGCCCTCGGCGCCGCGACTCCGCTGCGGGTGCTGGGTGTCACCGGGCCGCCCGGTGCGGGGAAGTCGACGACCGTCGGGGCACTCGTCGGGGCGTACCGAGAGCAGGGGATGCGGGTGGCGGTGCTGGCTGTCGACCCGTCGTCGCCGTACAGCGGCGGCGCGCTGCTGGGTGACCGGATCCGGATGGCCGCCCACATCAATGATCCGGATGTGTTGATTCGATCGGTCGCCACCCGCGGCCACCTCGGCGGTCTGGCTGCCGCGGTGCCGGCCGCCATCAGGGTGCTCGCCGCGCTGGCCTATGACCTGATCGTGCTCGAAACCGTTGGCGTGGGACAGTCGGAGGTTGAAGTCGCCGCCATCGCGGACCCGACGATCGTGATCCTCAACCCCGGCGCCGGCGATGCGGTGCAGGCCGCCAAGGCCGGTCTGCTCGAGGTCGCGGATATTGTCGTCGTGAACAAGGCCGACCGGGACGGCGCCGACCAGACGGTCCGCGATCTACGTGCGGAAACCGCGGTCCCGATCCTCAAACTCGTTGCCGCGCAGGGGCGGGGGCTGTCCGAACTGGTCGACGCGATCGATGCGCATCACCGGGCCGACAGTCCGGCCCGCCGGACCGCGCGCGCCCGGGCGCAGATTCTGTCGTTGGCGCTCACCCGCCTGCGGGGCCACCCCGATCTCGACCGGCTCGCTGAAACGGTGGCGAGCGGTGGTGACGATCCATATTCGGCCGCCGAGCGACTGTTCGCCGGCGATACCTAG
- a CDS encoding SDR family NAD(P)-dependent oxidoreductase: MEISGSSAIVVGGTGGLGEATVRRLVTAGAKVVVADVADDKGKALQDELGIRYVHTDATSEESVQAAIAEAESLGPLRISVDTHGGPAAGGRLIGKDGSPLGLDGFETTIKFYLTAVFNVMRLAAAAIAKTDPLEEGARGVIINTASIAGMEGQIGQLPYSAAKGGVLGMTLVAARDLSPLGIRVVSIAPGTINTPAYGQSADQLEKYWAPQIPFPKRMGRSTEYAQLAQSIIENDYLNGEVIRLDGALRFPPR, from the coding sequence ATGGAGATCAGCGGAAGTTCGGCCATCGTCGTCGGGGGCACCGGCGGGCTCGGCGAAGCGACGGTGCGGCGCCTCGTCACGGCAGGCGCAAAGGTTGTCGTCGCCGACGTCGCCGACGACAAGGGCAAGGCGCTCCAGGACGAGCTGGGCATCCGCTACGTCCACACCGACGCCACCTCCGAGGAATCGGTACAGGCCGCCATCGCGGAGGCTGAATCGCTTGGTCCACTGCGCATTTCGGTGGACACGCACGGCGGTCCTGCGGCGGGCGGACGGCTGATCGGCAAAGATGGTTCGCCGCTCGGACTGGACGGCTTCGAGACGACCATCAAGTTTTACCTGACCGCGGTGTTCAACGTGATGCGCCTGGCAGCCGCCGCCATCGCCAAGACCGACCCGCTCGAGGAAGGCGCCCGTGGCGTCATCATCAACACCGCGTCCATCGCCGGCATGGAAGGCCAGATCGGCCAGCTGCCGTACTCCGCCGCCAAGGGTGGCGTACTCGGCATGACGTTGGTGGCCGCGCGTGACCTGTCACCTCTCGGCATCCGGGTCGTCAGCATCGCGCCGGGCACCATCAACACCCCCGCCTACGGTCAGTCGGCCGACCAGCTCGAGAAATACTGGGCCCCGCAGATCCCGTTCCCCAAGCGGATGGGCCGCTCGACCGAGTACGCACAGCTGGCCCAGAGCATCATCGAAAACGACTACCTCAACGGCGAAGTCATCCGCCTCGACGGCGCGCTGCGCTTCCCGCCGCGGTAA
- a CDS encoding enoyl-CoA hydratase/isomerase family protein: MYGMPTEIDVRADGPLRIITLNRPDELNAVNDPLHVGLASIWEALNEDADARVAVITGAGRAFSAGGDFNYLNELRNDEALRQKTIKHGRDLVIGMVRCRIPVIAAVNGPAVGLGCSLAALSDIVYMAENAFFADPHVQIGLVAADGGPLVWGSQISLLQAKEFALTGVRIKAARALELGLANHVVADPVAEAIACAKQLAELPNQAVEATKRLMNIQLERSVMASLDYANLAEYVSFGTADFNKIVDGLIAKG, translated from the coding sequence TTGTACGGCATGCCAACGGAAATCGACGTCCGCGCCGACGGTCCGCTGCGGATCATCACGCTGAACCGCCCGGACGAGCTCAATGCGGTCAACGACCCGCTGCACGTTGGGCTGGCAAGTATCTGGGAGGCACTCAACGAGGACGCCGATGCCCGCGTCGCGGTGATCACCGGTGCGGGCCGAGCCTTCTCGGCGGGTGGCGACTTCAACTATCTCAACGAGCTGCGCAACGATGAGGCGTTGCGGCAGAAGACCATCAAGCACGGCCGTGACCTCGTGATCGGCATGGTCCGATGCCGTATCCCGGTCATCGCCGCGGTCAACGGGCCGGCCGTCGGCCTCGGGTGCAGCCTGGCCGCGCTGTCGGACATCGTCTACATGGCCGAGAATGCGTTCTTCGCCGACCCGCACGTGCAGATCGGCCTTGTCGCCGCCGATGGCGGTCCGCTCGTCTGGGGATCACAGATAAGTCTGTTGCAGGCCAAGGAGTTTGCGCTGACCGGTGTGCGGATCAAGGCGGCCCGCGCCCTCGAGCTCGGCCTGGCCAATCACGTCGTCGCCGACCCGGTGGCCGAGGCCATCGCCTGCGCCAAACAGCTCGCCGAGCTTCCCAATCAGGCTGTCGAGGCCACCAAACGCCTGATGAACATCCAGTTGGAGCGTTCGGTGATGGCGTCACTCGACTATGCGAACCTCGCCGAGTACGTGTCCTTCGGCACCGCCGACTTCAACAAGATCGTCGACGGACTGATCGCCAAGGGGTAG
- a CDS encoding acyl-CoA dehydrogenase family protein, translating to MDFRDSPEEAAFRDRLRAWLTEQKGRFPTSGDEYWAAQGDWHRALYGAGFFGTSWPKEFGGQELPPVYDVIVDEEIAKAGAPARPSLGYLVVGLGHHGSKELQQRFLPGMINGTQRWCQGFSEPGAGSDLASLTTTATRDGDEYVIHGHKVWTSYSDVADWCLVLARTDKAEAKQLPKHKGISAFIVSMHQPGIEQRPLKMISGVTKEFGQVLFDGARVPAENMVGAPGEGWKLAMTVVSHEREPSTLGFSARYGKLVRQLAARVDGTPPEALSWAWVQTEMLRLHVRRRLSEQLDGITHGPQGSLDKLLMTWTEQSVGHAALATVGTGDPELFGAYMYSRAQSVMGGTSQIQKNIIAQRILGLGV from the coding sequence TTGGACTTTCGTGACTCGCCGGAGGAAGCCGCCTTTCGGGACCGGCTTCGCGCGTGGCTGACCGAGCAGAAGGGTAGGTTCCCGACCTCGGGCGACGAGTACTGGGCTGCTCAGGGTGATTGGCACCGCGCGCTCTACGGTGCCGGCTTCTTCGGCACGTCGTGGCCGAAGGAGTTCGGCGGCCAGGAGCTGCCGCCGGTGTACGACGTGATCGTCGACGAGGAGATCGCCAAGGCGGGCGCGCCGGCGCGGCCGAGCCTCGGCTACCTCGTGGTGGGACTGGGCCATCACGGCAGCAAGGAACTGCAGCAACGGTTTCTGCCCGGGATGATCAACGGCACGCAGCGATGGTGCCAAGGGTTCTCGGAGCCCGGGGCCGGTTCGGATCTCGCGTCGCTGACCACGACGGCGACTCGGGACGGCGACGAGTACGTCATCCACGGGCACAAGGTCTGGACGAGCTATTCCGATGTGGCCGACTGGTGTCTGGTGCTGGCACGCACGGACAAGGCTGAAGCCAAGCAATTGCCCAAACATAAAGGCATCTCGGCGTTCATCGTCTCGATGCACCAGCCCGGCATCGAGCAGCGGCCGTTGAAGATGATCAGCGGTGTCACCAAGGAATTCGGCCAGGTGCTGTTCGACGGCGCGCGGGTGCCGGCGGAGAACATGGTCGGCGCGCCGGGGGAGGGCTGGAAGCTGGCGATGACGGTCGTCAGCCACGAACGTGAGCCCTCGACGCTGGGCTTCTCGGCACGCTACGGAAAGCTGGTGCGGCAGTTGGCCGCCCGGGTCGACGGCACCCCGCCGGAGGCGCTGTCCTGGGCGTGGGTGCAGACCGAGATGCTGCGCCTGCATGTGCGCAGGCGGTTGTCCGAGCAACTCGACGGCATCACCCACGGACCGCAGGGCTCCCTGGACAAGCTGCTGATGACGTGGACCGAACAGTCCGTCGGCCATGCGGCGCTGGCGACCGTGGGTACCGGCGACCCCGAACTGTTCGGTGCCTACATGTACAGCCGTGCGCAGAGCGTGATGGGCGGCACGTCGCAGATTCAGAAGAACATCATCGCGCAACGCATTCTGGGATTAGGAGTCTGA
- a CDS encoding acyl-CoA dehydrogenase family protein, with product MDVRLTAEQRQLAESAAELAADFGLHSVADLDDANRRAQLEKAVDSTGFRTLRSDGASGVEVAIVAEEFARGLVDVPFLGPVLADDVRRVLGRDPADAGAQPDSVDLLGGISGVVEAPPELSEVSAEDAGRWHALALTVTCADLVGAARGAHALAVDYAKVREQYGAAIGSYQAVAHLLAESLALIEGSVSVLRHAAWAVDALPATEAIEAARIAKIYCARAALTACETSIQVHGGIGNTWECLAHVYLRRVLTATELWPAKLEELTIGLS from the coding sequence GTGGACGTCCGTCTGACCGCCGAACAACGGCAACTCGCCGAATCGGCAGCTGAATTGGCCGCTGACTTCGGCCTGCACTCCGTCGCCGATCTCGACGACGCGAATCGTCGCGCGCAACTGGAGAAGGCCGTCGACAGCACCGGTTTCCGGACCCTGCGATCCGACGGGGCCTCCGGCGTCGAGGTGGCCATCGTCGCGGAGGAGTTCGCCCGCGGACTCGTCGACGTGCCATTCCTGGGTCCAGTGCTGGCCGACGATGTGCGGCGGGTGCTCGGCCGCGATCCGGCAGACGCCGGCGCACAACCGGATTCGGTCGACCTGCTGGGTGGCATCTCCGGTGTGGTCGAAGCGCCGCCGGAGCTCAGCGAGGTGTCGGCCGAGGATGCCGGCCGGTGGCATGCGCTCGCCCTCACCGTCACGTGCGCCGATCTCGTCGGCGCCGCACGCGGGGCGCACGCGCTTGCCGTCGACTATGCCAAGGTGCGCGAACAGTACGGCGCTGCCATCGGCTCCTACCAGGCCGTCGCGCATCTCCTGGCCGAAAGCCTCGCGCTCATCGAAGGATCGGTCAGCGTGCTGCGACACGCCGCCTGGGCTGTCGACGCACTGCCCGCAACTGAGGCGATCGAGGCGGCGCGCATCGCCAAGATCTATTGTGCGCGTGCGGCATTGACGGCCTGTGAGACGTCGATCCAGGTGCACGGCGGCATCGGCAACACCTGGGAATGTCTGGCGCACGTGTACCTGCGCCGTGTGCTGACGGCTACCGAACTGTGGCCGGCCAAGTTGGAGGAGCTGACCATTGGACTTTCGTGA
- a CDS encoding class I adenylate-forming enzyme family protein: protein MADGAVLAFDQREYSRVELDALAGGMAAELAERGVGAGDRVAVMSSTRPEFVVALHAIWRLGAAAVLLSPAWRHAEVQHALALTAPSHAVGDCSVLAELMPMVHLDEPIAPGELSGSMPAPDSDAVLAFSSGTTGMPKAVRHTHRGLAAAVRQWRAALGLSATDRLQVMTPPSHILGLLNIMTVLDAGAWVRLHPRFDVETMLRHIESDRITIEMTVAPIALALAAHPRLETYDLSSLRYLMWCATPVTATVAEDVTRRTGVGWVTAYGATELVVIACDDLSGGELDTVGRPVPGVEVRIGESGEIQVRSEAVMAGYLPAEETSSVIVIGWFHTGDIGHLDESGRLRITDRCKEMVKVRGFQVAPAEIEAVLHSHPAVADCAVFGLPDAHDGETVVAAVATNAAVSDSELVDLVSDRLASYKRPSRIVFVPEIPRLPSGKVLRRVLKERLWTSV from the coding sequence GTGGCTGACGGTGCGGTGCTCGCCTTCGACCAGCGGGAGTACAGCCGGGTGGAGCTCGACGCTCTCGCCGGCGGGATGGCAGCCGAGTTGGCCGAACGCGGCGTCGGAGCCGGTGACCGTGTCGCGGTGATGTCCTCGACCCGCCCGGAGTTCGTCGTCGCGCTGCACGCCATCTGGCGTCTGGGCGCCGCTGCGGTGCTGCTCAGTCCGGCCTGGCGACATGCCGAGGTGCAGCACGCGCTCGCGTTGACGGCGCCTTCGCACGCGGTAGGCGACTGCTCCGTGCTGGCCGAGCTGATGCCGATGGTGCACCTCGACGAGCCGATCGCTCCGGGTGAACTGTCTGGCAGCATGCCCGCGCCGGATTCCGACGCCGTCCTGGCCTTCAGTTCTGGCACCACCGGGATGCCCAAGGCCGTCCGCCATACGCACCGCGGGCTTGCTGCTGCGGTGCGGCAGTGGCGCGCCGCGCTCGGTTTGTCCGCCACGGACCGCCTGCAGGTGATGACACCGCCGTCGCACATCCTGGGCCTACTCAACATCATGACGGTGTTGGACGCGGGTGCGTGGGTCCGGTTGCACCCGCGGTTCGACGTCGAGACCATGCTGCGGCACATTGAATCCGACCGGATCACCATCGAAATGACCGTGGCGCCAATTGCATTGGCCCTCGCGGCCCACCCGCGGCTGGAAACCTACGATCTCTCGTCGCTGCGGTATCTCATGTGGTGCGCGACGCCGGTGACCGCGACGGTGGCCGAGGACGTCACGCGGCGCACCGGCGTGGGCTGGGTGACCGCCTACGGGGCAACGGAATTGGTCGTCATTGCGTGCGATGACCTCAGCGGTGGAGAGCTCGATACCGTGGGGAGGCCGGTGCCCGGCGTCGAGGTGCGCATCGGGGAGTCGGGGGAGATTCAGGTGCGCTCGGAAGCGGTGATGGCCGGCTACCTGCCTGCGGAAGAAACGTCGAGCGTTATCGTCATTGGCTGGTTCCACACCGGAGACATCGGACATCTCGATGAGTCCGGGCGATTGCGGATCACCGACCGCTGCAAGGAAATGGTCAAGGTGCGGGGCTTCCAGGTGGCGCCCGCGGAGATCGAGGCAGTCCTGCACTCGCACCCGGCCGTGGCCGACTGCGCGGTGTTCGGGCTGCCCGACGCGCACGACGGCGAGACGGTGGTGGCCGCAGTTGCCACGAACGCCGCGGTCTCCGATAGCGAATTGGTGGACTTGGTCAGCGACAGGCTGGCCTCCTACAAGCGGCCGAGCCGCATTGTGTTCGTACCCGAAATTCCGCGGCTGCCTTCGGGGAAGGTGTTGCGCCGAGTGCTCAAGGAGCGCCTGTGGACGTCCGTCTGA
- a CDS encoding 2Fe-2S iron-sulfur cluster-binding protein, which translates to MRPATTTAQTGMDAGTITIHLDRQQVSVDRVGDETLLDSARRAGLAPPFSCEAGNCGTCIARLTEGRATMRNNEALDDDEVAEGYVLTCQAVPDTASVTVRYED; encoded by the coding sequence ATGCGGCCAGCCACGACGACGGCTCAGACCGGCATGGACGCGGGCACGATCACCATCCACCTCGACCGGCAGCAGGTGTCGGTGGACCGCGTCGGCGACGAAACGTTGCTCGACAGCGCGCGGCGGGCCGGGCTGGCGCCGCCGTTCTCCTGTGAGGCCGGCAACTGCGGCACCTGCATTGCCCGGCTGACCGAGGGCCGTGCGACCATGCGCAACAACGAGGCTCTCGACGACGACGAGGTTGCCGAGGGCTACGTGCTGACCTGTCAGGCAGTGCCGGACACCGCGTCGGTGACCGTGCGCTATGAAGACTGA
- a CDS encoding CaiB/BaiF CoA transferase family protein, with translation MNGPLAGIRILEVGVMLAGPYATMLLADLGAEVIKIEPPGGEISRQVGDSYFASLNRNKTSICLDLASEAGKARLGELVAESHALLVNMKPSVIRRLGLTYEALSRFNEKIVCVAMTGFGLNGGDDPAFDYVIQAATGVAAMTGDPDGPPTLPGYSSADNSTGMAAALGLLAQIVSGRGGQVEVCLRDVMLSQLNYRAAAYLNDGTHPRRHPNGAHSYYVPAQLFETADGYLALFITHDGFWKSFVAEAGFGDGDQIPFATMAERAARRDEVLAVVEKVLATDTAAGWEKRLRALGIPTAAVRTLPEALEATPEVIVTAGDFRLIGSPIKVAGYDPRYRPPLAAESAQSS, from the coding sequence ATGAATGGTCCTCTCGCCGGTATCCGGATTCTCGAGGTCGGCGTCATGCTGGCCGGCCCGTACGCCACTATGCTGCTGGCGGACCTGGGTGCCGAGGTGATCAAGATCGAGCCGCCCGGTGGCGAGATTTCCCGGCAGGTCGGCGACAGCTATTTCGCCAGCCTGAACCGCAACAAGACCAGCATCTGTCTGGACCTGGCGTCGGAGGCCGGCAAAGCCAGGCTCGGTGAGCTGGTCGCCGAATCCCATGCGCTGCTGGTGAATATGAAGCCGTCGGTGATCCGCCGGCTGGGCCTGACCTATGAGGCGCTGTCGCGCTTCAACGAGAAGATCGTCTGCGTGGCGATGACGGGCTTCGGGCTCAACGGTGGCGACGACCCCGCATTCGACTACGTCATCCAGGCGGCGACCGGCGTCGCGGCGATGACCGGTGACCCGGACGGGCCGCCGACGCTGCCGGGCTATTCGTCGGCCGACAACTCGACGGGTATGGCTGCGGCGCTGGGGCTGCTCGCCCAGATCGTCTCCGGTCGCGGCGGTCAGGTCGAGGTCTGTCTGCGCGATGTGATGCTGTCGCAACTGAACTACCGTGCGGCAGCGTATCTGAACGACGGTACCCACCCGCGTCGCCACCCGAACGGCGCCCACTCGTATTACGTTCCGGCGCAACTCTTCGAGACCGCAGACGGGTATCTGGCGCTGTTCATCACCCATGACGGATTCTGGAAATCGTTTGTCGCCGAGGCAGGTTTCGGCGACGGCGATCAGATTCCGTTCGCGACCATGGCCGAACGGGCCGCGCGCCGGGATGAGGTGCTGGCGGTGGTCGAGAAGGTTTTGGCCACCGATACCGCCGCCGGCTGGGAGAAGCGGCTACGGGCACTGGGGATTCCCACGGCCGCGGTCCGCACGTTGCCCGAGGCGCTGGAAGCGACTCCGGAAGTCATCGTCACCGCAGGGGATTTCCGCTTGATCGGCAGCCCGATCAAGGTGGCGGGTTACGACCCGCGGTACCGGCCGCCGCTGGCCGCTGAGTCGGCTCAGTCTTCATAG
- a CDS encoding LLM class F420-dependent oxidoreductase, which produces MRLGVMIGAERGDMARKVSKLVSDIQWAEGAGLDSAWLPQVPNDFDCLTMVALMAANTSRIELGTAVVPLQAQHPIALARQALSVHAMSGGRLALGVGPSHHWIVRDMLGLPYDRPAAYTRDYLQVLNTAIAGPGPVDVENDSFTVHNPTVLAADTPMPVLVSALGPVMLQIAGEQADGTSLWMADEKAIGDHIAPKINKAAAEAGRPAPRIVAGIPVTLCANSEIEAAKDRANRVLAEAETSPNYQKLLDRGDARSVGDLCAAGDEESILKRFKQFADAGVTDLSVRLLPIGENRDELIASKNRTRDVIAALAKAVS; this is translated from the coding sequence ATGCGTCTCGGTGTGATGATCGGGGCCGAGCGCGGCGACATGGCGCGCAAGGTCTCCAAGCTGGTCTCCGATATCCAGTGGGCCGAGGGCGCGGGGCTCGACAGCGCGTGGCTGCCCCAGGTTCCCAATGACTTCGACTGCCTGACGATGGTGGCCCTGATGGCGGCGAACACGTCGCGCATCGAACTCGGCACGGCGGTGGTGCCGCTACAGGCTCAGCATCCGATCGCTCTTGCCCGCCAGGCGCTTTCGGTGCACGCCATGTCGGGCGGTCGCCTGGCCCTCGGGGTCGGGCCGTCGCACCACTGGATCGTGCGCGACATGCTGGGCCTGCCCTACGACAGGCCCGCCGCGTACACCCGCGACTATCTGCAGGTGCTGAACACCGCCATCGCCGGGCCGGGACCCGTTGACGTGGAGAACGATTCGTTCACCGTGCACAACCCGACGGTGCTCGCCGCAGACACCCCGATGCCGGTGCTGGTGTCCGCGCTGGGGCCGGTGATGCTGCAGATCGCCGGCGAGCAGGCCGACGGTACGTCGCTGTGGATGGCCGACGAGAAGGCCATCGGTGATCACATTGCGCCCAAGATCAACAAGGCAGCCGCGGAAGCGGGGCGGCCCGCACCGCGCATCGTCGCGGGAATCCCGGTCACCCTGTGCGCGAACTCCGAGATCGAGGCCGCCAAAGACCGGGCCAACCGGGTTCTCGCCGAGGCCGAGACGTCGCCCAACTACCAGAAGCTGCTGGATCGCGGCGACGCGCGTAGCGTCGGCGACTTGTGCGCGGCCGGCGACGAAGAGTCGATTCTCAAGCGGTTCAAGCAGTTCGCCGACGCGGGCGTGACGGATCTGTCGGTGCGGCTGCTGCCCATCGGCGAGAACCGCGACGAACTGATCGCCTCCAAGAACCGCACGCGGGATGTGATCGCCGCGCTGGCCAAGGCAGTCTCGTGA
- a CDS encoding cobalamin B12-binding domain-containing protein, whose amino-acid sequence MAIRVLVAKPGLDGHDRGAKIVARTLRDAGFEVIYTGIRQRIEDIVSIALQEDVALVGLSILSGAHLALTARTVEALRAADAGDIAVVVGGTIPLGDVPKLLEVGAAAVFPTGTGLDTLVAEVRKLTSESAVG is encoded by the coding sequence ATGGCGATACGAGTGCTGGTGGCCAAGCCGGGCCTGGACGGTCATGACCGGGGCGCCAAGATCGTCGCCCGAACATTGCGGGATGCGGGCTTCGAGGTGATCTACACCGGCATCCGGCAGCGGATCGAGGACATCGTGTCGATCGCGCTGCAGGAGGACGTCGCCCTCGTCGGGCTGTCGATCCTGTCGGGAGCGCACCTGGCGCTGACGGCCCGTACGGTCGAGGCCCTGCGCGCCGCCGACGCCGGTGACATCGCTGTCGTGGTGGGCGGGACGATCCCGCTCGGGGACGTGCCGAAACTACTGGAAGTCGGTGCCGCGGCGGTGTTTCCGACCGGTACTGGCCTTGACACCCTGGTGGCGGAAGTGCGGAAGCTGACGTCCGAAAGCGCGGTGGGCTGA